TGCCGAAACGTGAGTATTATGTGGCAATTTTAAAGCGCGGTCTGGAGATCTTTTTCATCGGCGTTGCAATTGCGCTTGTAGGTTCACTTGCCATTCACTTCGTCATCGGCGACGGCAACTACATGCTCTTCAACTTCCTTCAGATGATGGGCCTCTCGATGATTCTGTGCATCCCGTTCCTGTGGCTTGGCAAATGGAATTTTATTCCGGCTGCCGTTCTCATCTGGATCGGCCTGTCGTTTAAGACCGTGTATGCCTCTGCCGGTTTTCTGTGGTTTCTGCCGTTTGGTATTTTACCGGAAGGGATGTTTTATCCGCGTGACTACTTCCCGCTTCTTCCTTGGGTCGGCGTGATGCTTCTGGGAGTTGCCATAGGATCAGTTCTGTACCCGCTTGGAGTCCGGAGATTCCGCATGCCGGATGCGGGAATGTTCGGGAAATTTCTGGCGTTTGTCGGAAAGTACCCGCTGGAGATCTACCTGCTCCACATTCCAATCCTCTTTGGGATACTGTATCTGATTATGATCGTGTCGTATGTGATCGGCATTCCGTGGGGATATCTGTAGATTTTTTTGGTGTTGTACTTTTATTCTTTATCCGCCCACGGAAAAACGGAACACACGGAAATTTCACGGAAAAAATCACGGAGTAGACGTGAACATCACGGAAATATTTCCCGGACTTCATATCAAGCTCCTCGTATGAAAATGGAATTGGGATTTGATTTTCATACTAAATGAATTATTTTGAGATTCCGTGATGTTCACGTCTACTCCGTGATTTTTTCCGTGAAATTTCCGTGTGTTCTGTTTTTCCGTGGGTGGCTTAGAGCCAATACCATAAACCCCTTTTCAATCTCAAAATATATATCAACAAACACCCAATAGCACGGAGTAACATGGGTGAAAGATACTGGGAAGTGGATGCGATTCGCGGAGTCGCCCTTGTGGGAATGATCGTCTATCACTTCCTTGCATGCATGGTGATGTACCATATGATCGTTGAGGATACGCAGTTCCTCACCTACTATGGAACCATCAACATTGCTTCAGCATCTTTTGTTCTGATCGCAGGTGTTGCCTTAATTCTCCGGCATGCCAGAAAAAAAGGAAGGACTACCAGCGAATACTATCGTTCCATCGTGATCAAAGCCCTGTTTTTGTTCGGCATCGGCATGATGATCACCATTCTCAGCTGGATAGGCGCAACCCTCTTCCTTCACACTGATGCGTTCATCAAGTTCGGATTCATGCATATGCTTGGTGTCTCCATGCTTCTGTGCATTCCATTTTTGCAACTTGGCAAATGGAATTTTATTCCAGGCATCATCATCGTGCTTCTCGGTATCTTCGTAATCCCGCAGTTCACCGAACCCGGCTGGCTCTACCCCTTGGGGGTTCACGGGGCTGATTTTATGCAGTACACGCAGGACTACTTCCCGCTGTTCCCCTGGTTTGGTGTTCTCTTAATCGGTATTGCTCTTGGTGCGGTCTTCTACCCGAACGGTGTCCGGGCTTTTCGTTTTCCTGATGCAGGACCCCTTGGCAAATTCTTTGCCCGTATCGGCAACGGCAGAGTGACGCTTATCGTGTATCTTGTTCACATCCCAATCATCTTCGCAATCCTCTGGGTCGTGAGTGCAATCACCGGCATCGGATATCTTTGATTTCTGAAACGCGAATCGCATGCCTTCGGCCTGCGATTCGCGTTTCAAAAATCCTGCACACCCCTAAACCAAACACACATCTTTTCTCTCTGCCAAAACTACCTATCACGCATGAAGATCAATATCATCCACTCCTCAACCGATATTGCCGGATCCAACATCCGCGCCGCAATGGATGAACTCATCCGGAATCCACCAGATGGGGGATGGCCGCTGCTTGCGAAGCATGCGGTCAGTTTCCACGAATGGAATGACAGAATCATTCACGCGGATGACAACATAGTCGATCCTGACGCTGATCTCGCAATATTTCTCGCACGACATGCAAGCGTCAACCCGATACCTGTTCTCACCGTACATCCGGCGGGAAACTTCACCACCGCTGATCTTGGGGGAAACCCCCGCGAACTTGGGCCAGCCGCTCCCGCATGGATGCGTGCGGTGCTGCGCAATCATCAGTTGTATGCTCCCGAAGGATTTCGCGTCTCATACGAGATCACTCATCACGGCCCGACCAACATCCATGTCCCGTACTTTTTCGTCGAGGTCGGCAGCACCGAAAGTGAATGGCGCAATACTTCCGCAGTCCGCGCTGCGGCGATGAGTGTCCTTACAGCGGACCCTTCCTCTGAAACCGTCATTCCGCTGATCGGATTTGGCGGCACGCATTACGCTGTGCGCCAGACCGCAATTGCCCTTGAAACGCGGGGGGCATTCGGTCACATGATGCATACGCGTGATGTCGGGACTATCGGCGCGGAGATGATTCTGCAGATGATCCAAAAAAGCGGAGCCATCGCCGCGCATATTGACAAAAAGGCAATGTCCAAGCCTGAAGCCGATCACCTCGAAAAAATTCTTGCGGGACTCGGTTTCCCCGAGATCACCGAAGGAGACATGCACAAACTCGGCTCCCTTTCATGGGAAATGTGGTCCGCATTTGTTGCTTTCGCAAAAGAAATTGATCCTTCAGCAAAACTCTTTCCACACGGAGACATTCCTTCCGGGACTCCTGCGGTCGTTACTTTCCCCGAGGATTTCTTCAGCGAAGCATTCGGCGGCTGCGAAGAGGAACTGTTCGTCGAACTGGACAGAATCGGCGGCATGTTTCATGCAACCGGAAAGAGCGGAAAAGTCCTTCCACTGGTTCTGACAACTTCGGAGCGGCGGCGTGTAATAGCAGGTGAATTAATAGCTTTATCAATCCAACAAATAACACGTAGACAGGGTACAACGGTGGAAGGTGATCTGATCACGATAACCCGCCGGCAGTTTGACGCCCAGCTCGCGCGCATGCAGGGCGTCCCGTCCGGTCCGCTGTTTGGAAAACTGGTTGCAGGAGAATCTGTAACACTTCCGGACGGCAGGACGATTACGCCGGAGATGGTAACAAACACGGTCCGGTCCACCATCCACATCCCGGGATTGGAGAATTACTCATGAGATCAATCGTAGAAGAAGCACTTTCACGTAAGCGGTTTGAAGAGACTGCACGCGACAACAGCGCAGTCTCCGCAATATATGACGCAGAGGACGAGGTTGAACTGACTCAGAAGAGGGAGCAGGTATATGCTGCTCCTGAGCCTGAGCCGGTTCGTCAGGCCCCGGTTCCGGCTCCAAGGCCGGTTGTTGAGCCGAAACCTGCACCGGTAAAACAGGATATCGATTTTTCCAGCCAGTACAAATATGTTCCCACTGCCGCGAACCATACCGATGACGATGATGAGTTTGATGACATTCTTGAGTCTCTGAAAACCAAGATCACCGTCGTCGGCTGCGGCGGCGGAGGTTCGAACACGGTTGCACGAATCTTTGAGGAGGGTGTTGAGGGCGCTGATATCTATGCCTTAAACACCGATGCCCAGCATCTGTCCATGCTTCGCGGACGCGTGGGGAAGCGTATTCTTATCGGCCGCCAGACCACGAAGGGTCTCGGCGCCGGAGCAATGCCGCAGCGCGGCGAAGAAGCTGCTCTTGAGAGCGAGGATGTTATCCGCCAGTCTCTGAGCGGGTCGAACATGGTGTTTGTGACCGCCGGCCTTGGCGGCGGAACCGGTACCGGCAGTGCTCCGATTGTTGCAAAGATCGCCAAAGAAGTCGGTGCGTTAACGATTGCAATCGTTACGCTTCCGTTCACGAGTGAGAGTGCAACCCGTATGGAGAATGCGGAGATTGGTCTTGAGCGGCTTCGTGAAGTTGCCGACACCGTCATTGTGATCCCGAACGATCGCATTCTTGAAGTTGTCCCGCGGCTCCCGCTGGCACAGGCGTTCAAGGTTGCCGATGAGGTTCTGATGCGTGCGGTGAAGGGAATCACCGAGCTTATCACGCTCCCCGGTCTTGTGAACCTCGACTTTGCCGATGTCCGCACGGTTATGGAACAGGGCGGCATTGCGATGATTGGTATGGGTGAGTCCGACAGCGAGGACAAGGCGACTGACTCGATCAAGAAGGCGCTTCGCTCTCCACTGCTTGATGTGGACATTACGGGCGCGACCGCAGCACTGATCAACGTTATTGGCGGCCCTGATATGACAATGTTTGAGGCCGAGGGTGTTGTGCAGGAGGTCTATCAGCGCATTGATCCGGGAGCACGTATTATCTGGGGAGTTCAGGTTGACCCGTCAATGGAAGGCAGGATGCGCACGATGCTGATTGTGACCGGTGTGCAGTCCCCACAGATTTATGGTAAGCAGGAGCAAACATATACGGCACCACAATCCAGTCAGGTGCAGAGATCCAAGTTTGAGATTGATTTCCTGAGGTGAATATATTGGCTGACGAGAAAAATACCAACAATAAGAAGACGGCAGCAGCATCTGCCGTTGGTAATGTAAAGATGCCGGAGGTCTCCAAACAGAGCATCTCCGAGTTCTTCCGCAAGTATCTGCGTGTTTTGAAACTTGCCCGCAGACCTACGAAAGAGGAGTTCTTCAAGATTTCGGCAGTTGCCGCCGCAGGTATTGCAGTGATCGGTGTTCTGGGCTTCATCATTTACCTGATCTTCCACTATCTGCTTCCGTGACAATCATGAGTGATTCAGAGTTTGGCAACCATTACTACATAATTAAGACGACATCGAAGCATGAGCGGACGGTTGCAGATAATATCCGCGAGGCAATCGAAAATAACATGACTGATGTTGTTGTCACGGCTGTAGTGGTGCCTGAGGATATTAAGGGTTATGTCTTTGTGGAGAGCCCGGAGGAGCATGCGAGAATTGAGGAGCTGGTCGAGACGATCGCGCATGCACGTGTTGTGCTGCAGAATGAGACTTCAATGGAAGAGATCAAACACTTCCTTGTGCCCAAGCCGGTCGTTGCCGGTATCAGCGAGGGTACGATTGTTGAGCTGATTGCTGGGCCGTTCAAGGGTGAGAAGGCTGTGGTCAAGCGCGTGGACCATGCCAAAGAAGAGATCACTGTTGAGCTGTACGAGTCGATTGTGCCGATTCCGATCACGGTGCGCGGGGACAACGTGCGCGTGATCGATCGCAACAACGATTAATTTTCCATCCCATTTTTTTCGGGTTTTGTGTTCATGAATCTGAAGCTTTTGCTGTATCCGCTGCTGGTTCTTCTGGGCGGGTGCTGCTATGGTATCCTTGCGACGATTGTGAAGCTTGCGTACGAGAAGGGCTACACGTTTTCTGATGTGGTGATGAGCCAGTACTTCAGCGGCTGGATTTTCTTGGGCATTCTCTGTGCGGTTATTGCGATTGTTGGGAGGCGCCGCGATGCGCGGTCTTCTGTGAAGTTGAGCCGGAGGATACCGATTCTTCTGATTACGGGAGCTGTTACGTGTTCGGTGTGTCTGTTCTATTATCTGTCGCTTGAGTCGCTGCCTGCGTCAGTTGCAATTGTGCTGCTGTTTCAGTTCACCTGGATTGGTGTTCTTCTGGACTGTCTGATCGAGTGGAAGCTGCCGTCGAAAAGTTCGATTGTTGCGGTTTTGATTCTGCTCGCAGGGACTGTTCTTGCCAGTGGAATCATCGGGAATGCTATTTCTTTCACGATTGTCGGGGTGTGCGCGGGTCTGTTGTCTGCGCTGTGCTATGCAGTCTTCATCTTCCTGAGTGGGCGCGTGGAGCCGCAGATGCATCCGGTGAACCGGAGTTTCTGGATTGTTACGTGCGCGTTGTTTGTTCTATTGTGCGTGTTTTCGCCCGAATATTTTACGAGTGGGCTTGTGGTGTCTGATATCTGGGTGTATGGTGCGGCACTGGGACTTTTTGGTGCGTGTCTGCCGGTTCTTTTCTATGCGGTCGGTGCGCCGAAAATATCGACTGGTACTGCAACAATTCTTGGTTCTGCCGAGCTGCCGGTGGCAATTATTACGTCGGTTGTTGTGCTGCATGAGGCGGTGTCATGGGTTCAGTGGGCGGGTGTTCTGTGCATTTTTGCGGGGATAGCGTATCCTCATCTTCGAAGCGCGAAGCAGTGAGCTCTGGGATGGTACGTGGAAATGGGATTTTTTCGTCACAAAAAATATTGCCCGTCAAGTAACCGGGCAACCTCTTCTCTCAAAACCCGTTAACCCATTAGGTTTATGTTCTCATACGTCGACCTTATTCAACCAATGTCAGGGGAGCTTCGGCTTCGCGCTGACATACGGTGATACAATGGCAGAAACTGTCGAGGTACTGGTACCTGGCGGTAGAGCAACTGCAGGACCACCACTTGGTCCGGCACTGGGTCCCCTTGGGATCAACGTGAAAGCAGTCGTTGATGACATCAACAAAAAGACTGCTGAGTTCAACGGCATGTCTGTTCCGGTAACGGTAACAGTCGATGACAAAAAGAACGTCACGTTAACTGTTGGTATTCCTCCGACAACCGCACTTGTAATGAAGGAAGCGGGCGTCGAGAAGGGATCCGGCACTCCGAATACTCAGGCAGTTGGTAATCTGCCGCTTGAAGCTGTCATACGCATTGCAAAGATGAAGATGGACAACATGCTTGCCTACGACCTCAGAAATGCGGTCAAGGAAGTCATGGGCACCTGCGTTTCCGTTGGTGTGACCATCGAAGGCAAGTCCGCCAAGGACGCAATTGCCGCCGTCAATGCAGGCGAATATGACGCACAGCTTGCATAAAGTTGTGTAATGCTTCAAACGGGTAGCGGGTTATAATCCCGCGAAAAATGTACAGTTGTAGAGAACAACCATAGGAGATCGTGAAAAATCGGTCGAAAACTATGGAGGCTTCATCAAATGGTTGAAAAGACCCAAATTATCAGCGCTGTTACGGCAGCAATGGAGCAGGCGCCCAAGAGGAAGTTCCAGGAGAGTATTGATATTACTATCAATCTCAGACACGTGGACATGGCGCAGCCCAAAAACCGTATTGATGAGACGATTCTTCTGCCACAGGCAATGGGCGTCAAAAAGATCGCTGTCTTGGGTAAGGGAGACATTGTGTCCCAGGCTCGCAACTCTGGTGTCGATATCATTATCGGTCCTGAGGAGATTGAGCGCCTGGGTGGTGCCCCGCGTGAGGCACGTAAACTCGCAGGTCAGTACGACTACTTCCTTGCAGAGACTGCGGTCATGCCACTTGTTGGTCGCTGGCTCGGTCAGAGACTCGGTCCCCGCGGCAAAATGCCGCAGCCGATTCCGATGGGTCAGGACATTACTCCGATCGTCGAACGTCTTCGGAACTCCGTGAAGATCCGGTCCAAAGACAGACTCAATATGTCTGTCAAGATCGGTACCACGGCAATGACTGCTGATGCAGTCGCCGAGAACGTTGACGCGGTCTTAAAGAGAGTAGTGGGAAGACTTGAGAGCGGTGAATTAAACATTCGCTCCGTCTACGTCAAGACTACGATGGGTCCCGCTGTGAAGGTGATGTAAAAATGGCAATTTATACTCAACACCTCCCGGCGTGGAAACGTGAAGAAGTTGAAGGCATTGTGGACAACTCCGGCAAGTACGAACTTGTCGGTCTGGTTGACATTTACGGTATTCCCGCAAAACAGTTCCAGCAGATCCGCAGAAACCTGCACGGCAGTGCAGTGGTGAAAGTTGCAAGAAACACGCTTGTTGAGCATGCGTTCAACGAGCTTGGCGGTAACTTCGTTGACCTGAACGGTCACGTAAGTGAGCACTCTGCACTTATCTTCGCCAACGGCAACCCGTTTAAGCTGTTCAAGTCTCTTGAGCAGACCAAGACAAAGCGTGCCGCAAAAGCAGGCGAAGTCACTCCTGAGGACATTGTTGTTCCCGCAGGACCAACTTCCTTCAAGCCCGGACCGATCGTTGGAGAACTCCAGCAGGCAGGTATCCCGGCAGCTATCGATGGCGGAAAGGTCAAAATTAAAGAGACCAAGACCGTCGTGAAAGCTGGCCAGGCAATCAACAAGAAACAGGCAGACGTCCTGGCAAAGCTTGACATCAAGCCGATGCCGGTTGGTCTTTCGCTTCTTGCAGTTTGCTACGAAGGCGATATTTATCTGCCGGATGTTCTGTCCGTCGACGACGAGGCATACAAGGCAAAGATCACTCTTGCAGCACAGCAGGTATTCAACCTCGCAGTCAATGCAGCAATCCCGACCTCATGTCACTTTGTTACTGAGGCTCAGATTGCCAAGGCAGTCCGTGAGGCACGCAACCTTGGTGTGGAGGCCCCGATCTATGAGAAGGGCGTCATCGAGATGATCATCAGCAAGGCATACAGACAAGCAAACGCCCTGAAGGCATAATTATCATACAAAATAGGTGAAGTTAAAATGGAGTACATTTACGCAGCTCTGTTAGTTCACTCCGCAGACAAAACTGTGGATGAAGAATCGGTTAAGGCAGTTCTCTCTGCCGCAGGTATCGCAGTTGACGACTCCCGTGTGAAGGCACTCATTGCAGCACTTGACGGTGTTGACATCGAGGAAGCAATCTCCAAGGCAGCAGCAGCACCGGTTGCAGTTGCAGCAGCAGGTGCAGCAGCACCGGCAGCAGCAGCAGCTGAGGCAGCAGCAGAGCCGGAAGAGAAGAAGGAAGAGGAAGAAGAGAACGCCATGGCAGGCCTTGGCGCACTCTTCGGATAATTCGAGTTATCTTTCTATTAAGAGATACTTCGATGCCGCGGCAGGATACTGCTGCGGCATATCCATATTTTCCTAAAAATTGAGTCTGTTTTAAAATATTTATCTGAGTTGTGTTTGGCAGGGTACGGTTTCGTTTTTAGAGAAACGCGAATCGCATGCCTTTCACACGCCGTCCCGTCGTGTTTAGCTCCTCCTTTCAGGAGTCGCTTCGGCATGCTCACCACTTCGCGGAATAGCGCGAATAAAAAATTATCTGTGTCTCTATAAACAGATTGATCTATCTAATAATTAGCAATTTCTTAAAAATCGCCATTGGCGATTTTTTATTCGCGCTATTCGCGTTTCAAAAAAACCATATACGGTTCACATCAGAACCAGTGTCTCATTCTCCAGACCCTGATACCATCTCCGTGTCTCTACCGGCATTATCGAGAGCGCCTCAAGGATCTCCAGCTCATCCAGGATATCCCTTCGGTCATAGAGATAGAACTCCACCGGCTTCCAGAGGGCAACCCATCCGATGATGACAAAACTCTGGGCAAGTGCAAGATTGATATCATTTTCCGTAAAGATGCGGGTGAAGATACTGCTCACCACAAGACAGACCACAAGAAAAATGAGGCCTCTGACAAGGTAGCGTTTTCCCTTCTCCATTGCATACGAGTACTTTCTCTTCTCATGCTTCAGGCGGTAGGAAAAGTTTGCCGTTGCGGCCCGCTCCATATTTTCCCGCACACTCTCATTCCGATACAGGTCTGCTCCGAGGTACAGAACGATCTTCGCCCGCTTCCGCTCTTCAGGAGTCAAGTCCTCGACCGCGTTCTGGATGTAGGTCTCCGTGTCCTCGTCAAGATCCTTTTCATCGGCCGGTGACGGATCCAGATAATTATAGAACTGATCCATGCTGGCAATGTGTACATCGATTAATATCGAGCCGTTCTCTTCAGAGAACTCAGGGGTTTTCATTTTTGCGGATAAACTCATAATTTTCCTGCCTTGGAGAGGACTCCTGCCGTAACAACCTGGCCGCAGGAGATGCAGCCGTCGCCGAACGGATACTTCGGATTTATTCTACACGGAACATTCGCATCTGCAAGGAATGCGAGAATTGTTTCCCGAATCGACCGGTTGATGGCAACACCGCCTGACA
The nucleotide sequence above comes from Methanorbis furvi. Encoded proteins:
- a CDS encoding heparan-alpha-glucosaminide N-acetyltransferase, whose amino-acid sequence is MGERYWEIDAIRGIALIGMIVFHLISLMVIFHMSLTLDWYYEVCQYIHLGTSIFVIISGVALVLRYGRMTGMPKREYYVAILKRGLEIFFIGVAIALVGSLAIHFVIGDGNYMLFNFLQMMGLSMILCIPFLWLGKWNFIPAAVLIWIGLSFKTVYASAGFLWFLPFGILPEGMFYPRDYFPLLPWVGVMLLGVAIGSVLYPLGVRRFRMPDAGMFGKFLAFVGKYPLEIYLLHIPILFGILYLIMIVSYVIGIPWGYL
- a CDS encoding heparan-alpha-glucosaminide N-acetyltransferase, yielding MGERYWEVDAIRGVALVGMIVYHFLACMVMYHMIVEDTQFLTYYGTINIASASFVLIAGVALILRHARKKGRTTSEYYRSIVIKALFLFGIGMMITILSWIGATLFLHTDAFIKFGFMHMLGVSMLLCIPFLQLGKWNFIPGIIIVLLGIFVIPQFTEPGWLYPLGVHGADFMQYTQDYFPLFPWFGVLLIGIALGAVFYPNGVRAFRFPDAGPLGKFFARIGNGRVTLIVYLVHIPIIFAILWVVSAITGIGYL
- a CDS encoding D-aminoacyl-tRNA deacylase; the protein is MKINIIHSSTDIAGSNIRAAMDELIRNPPDGGWPLLAKHAVSFHEWNDRIIHADDNIVDPDADLAIFLARHASVNPIPVLTVHPAGNFTTADLGGNPRELGPAAPAWMRAVLRNHQLYAPEGFRVSYEITHHGPTNIHVPYFFVEVGSTESEWRNTSAVRAAAMSVLTADPSSETVIPLIGFGGTHYAVRQTAIALETRGAFGHMMHTRDVGTIGAEMILQMIQKSGAIAAHIDKKAMSKPEADHLEKILAGLGFPEITEGDMHKLGSLSWEMWSAFVAFAKEIDPSAKLFPHGDIPSGTPAVVTFPEDFFSEAFGGCEEELFVELDRIGGMFHATGKSGKVLPLVLTTSERRRVIAGELIALSIQQITRRQGTTVEGDLITITRRQFDAQLARMQGVPSGPLFGKLVAGESVTLPDGRTITPEMVTNTVRSTIHIPGLENYS
- the ftsZ gene encoding cell division protein FtsZ; this encodes MRSIVEEALSRKRFEETARDNSAVSAIYDAEDEVELTQKREQVYAAPEPEPVRQAPVPAPRPVVEPKPAPVKQDIDFSSQYKYVPTAANHTDDDDEFDDILESLKTKITVVGCGGGGSNTVARIFEEGVEGADIYALNTDAQHLSMLRGRVGKRILIGRQTTKGLGAGAMPQRGEEAALESEDVIRQSLSGSNMVFVTAGLGGGTGTGSAPIVAKIAKEVGALTIAIVTLPFTSESATRMENAEIGLERLREVADTVIVIPNDRILEVVPRLPLAQAFKVADEVLMRAVKGITELITLPGLVNLDFADVRTVMEQGGIAMIGMGESDSEDKATDSIKKALRSPLLDVDITGATAALINVIGGPDMTMFEAEGVVQEVYQRIDPGARIIWGVQVDPSMEGRMRTMLIVTGVQSPQIYGKQEQTYTAPQSSQVQRSKFEIDFLR
- a CDS encoding protein translocase SEC61 complex subunit gamma, translated to MNILADEKNTNNKKTAAASAVGNVKMPEVSKQSISEFFRKYLRVLKLARRPTKEEFFKISAVAAAGIAVIGVLGFIIYLIFHYLLP
- a CDS encoding transcription elongation factor Spt5, yielding MSDSEFGNHYYIIKTTSKHERTVADNIREAIENNMTDVVVTAVVVPEDIKGYVFVESPEEHARIEELVETIAHARVVLQNETSMEEIKHFLVPKPVVAGISEGTIVELIAGPFKGEKAVVKRVDHAKEEITVELYESIVPIPITVRGDNVRVIDRNND
- a CDS encoding DMT family transporter translates to MNLKLLLYPLLVLLGGCCYGILATIVKLAYEKGYTFSDVVMSQYFSGWIFLGILCAVIAIVGRRRDARSSVKLSRRIPILLITGAVTCSVCLFYYLSLESLPASVAIVLLFQFTWIGVLLDCLIEWKLPSKSSIVAVLILLAGTVLASGIIGNAISFTIVGVCAGLLSALCYAVFIFLSGRVEPQMHPVNRSFWIVTCALFVLLCVFSPEYFTSGLVVSDIWVYGAALGLFGACLPVLFYAVGAPKISTGTATILGSAELPVAIITSVVVLHEAVSWVQWAGVLCIFAGIAYPHLRSAKQ
- a CDS encoding 50S ribosomal protein L11, with protein sequence MAETVEVLVPGGRATAGPPLGPALGPLGINVKAVVDDINKKTAEFNGMSVPVTVTVDDKKNVTLTVGIPPTTALVMKEAGVEKGSGTPNTQAVGNLPLEAVIRIAKMKMDNMLAYDLRNAVKEVMGTCVSVGVTIEGKSAKDAIAAVNAGEYDAQLA
- a CDS encoding 50S ribosomal protein L1, translated to MVEKTQIISAVTAAMEQAPKRKFQESIDITINLRHVDMAQPKNRIDETILLPQAMGVKKIAVLGKGDIVSQARNSGVDIIIGPEEIERLGGAPREARKLAGQYDYFLAETAVMPLVGRWLGQRLGPRGKMPQPIPMGQDITPIVERLRNSVKIRSKDRLNMSVKIGTTAMTADAVAENVDAVLKRVVGRLESGELNIRSVYVKTTMGPAVKVM
- a CDS encoding 50S ribosomal protein L10 → MAIYTQHLPAWKREEVEGIVDNSGKYELVGLVDIYGIPAKQFQQIRRNLHGSAVVKVARNTLVEHAFNELGGNFVDLNGHVSEHSALIFANGNPFKLFKSLEQTKTKRAAKAGEVTPEDIVVPAGPTSFKPGPIVGELQQAGIPAAIDGGKVKIKETKTVVKAGQAINKKQADVLAKLDIKPMPVGLSLLAVCYEGDIYLPDVLSVDDEAYKAKITLAAQQVFNLAVNAAIPTSCHFVTEAQIAKAVREARNLGVEAPIYEKGVIEMIISKAYRQANALKA
- the rpl12p gene encoding 50S ribosomal protein P1, giving the protein MEYIYAALLVHSADKTVDEESVKAVLSAAGIAVDDSRVKALIAALDGVDIEEAISKAAAAPVAVAAAGAAAPAAAAAEAAAEPEEKKEEEEENAMAGLGALFG